TATTAAGCGATTCTGCTATTGCTGATTATTAATTTCAATTTGAATGACTTTTACTTTTGCGCAACCTAGGTCATTTCCACCATTACAAGATTTCTTAAAGTATTCATGTGCCTTACTTAAATCTTTAGGGACCAAATTGCCATTGTAAAATATATTTCCTAATTTTCCGCAATTGTTTGAATCACCTTTCTGGCAAAGTTTAGATAAATAATCCGTATATTTATATAGATCGTTTTCTGGTCCTAGTCCGTCCTTCGACATCTGAGTAAGTCCGAAACATGCATCTTCAATATTTGAATTGCAGGCCAGTGTAAAATATTTTTGAGCATTAATTAAATCTTTTTCACCATCTATGCCATATAGAAACATATGACCTAGATTATAACAGCTAATCATATTTCGTTTTGAACACTCACTAGTATAAATTTCCCTGTTTTTTAATGAGTCTGAATTAATGTTAGTTGTTAAAAGAAATATCAATAGGATATATTTTCTCATTATCGAAGTATCCTTCATTGTGTTAAAATTTTTGTATATGAAAATTGGAATTCAATTTTTTTTAAAAGCATTATTTTGGGAATTTAAAGTATTTTTGTTTATAGCGCATAACGACGTAGGTTTCTCGACGTTTGCGGTCCTGAAGCGCGCTAAACGCGCGGAAGGATTGGAACGAGGTTTGAGCGAACCTAGTGAGCGGCTCG
The window above is part of the Leptospira sanjuanensis genome. Proteins encoded here:
- a CDS encoding tetratricopeptide repeat protein, which produces MRKYILLIFLLTTNINSDSLKNREIYTSECSKRNMISCYNLGHMFLYGIDGEKDLINAQKYFTLACNSNIEDACFGLTQMSKDGLGPENDLYKYTDYLSKLCQKGDSNNCGKLGNIFYNGNLVPKDLSKAHEYFKKSCNGGNDLGCAKVKVIQIEINNQQ